From Streptomyces yatensis, one genomic window encodes:
- a CDS encoding SCO4402 family protein, with protein sequence MGGMPVNDMPWWRWRTNVRSALHMLSDPVFQQECWLAGQAGYGDVTDAVYRLVEDTWLDNWSAEKYVGTIFRDSQEAALVDVAVLRVLRIMHQVGADALVSAYLEHHGWPEAVRAAREAHVRLATNDGEDPDVPPRTLEVLAIMTQAV encoded by the coding sequence ATGGGAGGCATGCCTGTCAACGACATGCCCTGGTGGCGCTGGCGCACCAATGTGCGCTCGGCGCTGCACATGCTCTCGGATCCCGTCTTTCAGCAGGAGTGCTGGCTGGCCGGCCAGGCCGGGTACGGGGATGTGACGGACGCCGTCTACCGGCTCGTCGAGGACACCTGGTTGGACAACTGGTCCGCCGAGAAGTACGTCGGCACGATCTTCCGTGACTCGCAGGAGGCGGCGCTGGTCGATGTCGCCGTGCTGCGGGTGCTGAGGATCATGCACCAGGTGGGCGCGGACGCCCTCGTCTCGGCGTACCTCGAACACCATGGGTGGCCGGAGGCCGTACGGGCGGCCCGCGAGGCCCATGTGCGGCTGGCCACCAACGACGGCGAGGACCCGGATGTGCCGCCGCGCACCCTCGAAGTACTGGCGATCATGACGCAGGCGGTCTGA